A window of Clostridium botulinum BKT015925 contains these coding sequences:
- the spoIIIAF gene encoding stage III sporulation protein AF, with protein sequence MIQSIRQWVISIATAIFFITAVEMILPNNSIKKYAKFVLGLILITVVINPIIKIFNNDFNVDSYINTATKYIDIKEHKNDYEKYKKGSIDNTVGVFANNLENLCSKKLKEKYPKDDYTVNAIVSYDDGKEKFNISEIRVGVKEKSVQKVKKIVIDSTREVSNEKIIDRDKSKEIVNFLSSTVDVSKDKIKVYKK encoded by the coding sequence ATGATACAAAGTATTAGGCAGTGGGTTATAAGTATTGCTACGGCAATATTTTTTATAACAGCAGTGGAGATGATACTTCCTAATAATTCAATAAAAAAGTATGCTAAATTTGTTTTAGGGTTAATATTGATAACTGTTGTTATTAATCCAATAATAAAAATATTTAATAATGATTTTAATGTAGATAGTTATATTAATACGGCAACTAAATATATTGATATAAAGGAACATAAAAATGATTATGAAAAGTATAAAAAAGGTTCTATAGATAATACTGTAGGAGTTTTTGCAAATAATCTTGAAAATTTATGTTCTAAAAAATTAAAAGAAAAATATCCTAAGGATGATTATACTGTAAATGCCATTGTATCTTATGATGATGGAAAAGAAAAGTTTAATATAAGTGAAATTAGGGTTGGCGTAAAAGAAAAAAGTGTACAAAAGGTAAAAAAAATAGTCATAGATAGTACCAGAGAAGTAAGTAATGAAAAAATTATAGACAGAGACAAATCTAAAGAGATTGTCAATTTTTTAAGCAGTACTGTAGATGTATCTAAAGATAAGATAAAGGTATATAAAAAATAA
- the spoIIIAG gene encoding stage III sporulation protein AG, with translation MDMKKLFDKDELKKKIKDKNGRNYVPKLIILILIGILITLSSNVLKDSNSTKVNASIVNEDKSIQQNKTGDVKNKKDSKIADQEKEIEGKLKDTLENIDGVGRVKVMVYFKGGEEEIPAINVNDSTSLTEEKDTNGGTRKVTQKNDGKTIVMMNTEKGTEPFVVKKNKPQVSGVCVVAEGANDNLIRLKIHKAVVNLFDLNEKDVNVYSMKK, from the coding sequence ATGGACATGAAAAAATTGTTCGATAAAGATGAATTGAAGAAAAAAATTAAAGATAAAAATGGAAGGAATTATGTTCCTAAGCTAATAATTTTAATACTTATAGGTATATTAATAACTTTATCAAGTAATGTATTAAAGGATTCTAATAGTACAAAAGTAAATGCTAGTATTGTTAATGAGGACAAAAGTATTCAACAAAATAAAACTGGAGATGTAAAAAATAAAAAAGATAGTAAAATAGCTGATCAGGAAAAAGAGATAGAGGGAAAATTAAAAGATACGCTTGAAAATATTGATGGAGTTGGAAGAGTGAAGGTTATGGTTTATTTTAAAGGAGGTGAAGAGGAAATACCGGCAATAAACGTTAATGACTCTACTAGTTTGACAGAAGAGAAAGATACAAATGGAGGAACTAGAAAAGTAACTCAAAAAAATGATGGAAAAACTATAGTTATGATGAATACAGAAAAAGGTACAGAGCCTTTTGTTGTTAAAAAAAACAAACCACAAGTAAGCGGAGTATGTGTAGTTGCAGAAGGAGCAAATGACAATTTGATAAGATTAAAAATTCATAAGGCTGTAGTTAATTTATTTGATTTAAATGAAAAGGACGTAAATGTATATTCAATGAAAAAATAA
- a CDS encoding SpoIIIAH-like family protein, whose translation MNKKQGVIIVTLLALIICAGILATRLNSNLDYVAENDIKNGKTTISFNDSTKKNNKNNYFEESQMIRDNSNAKALQDLKGLIDDEHTSKQQRAALSKKYSDLALADTKQHQIESVLKSKGYENVLCYIQDNKVTIVLKSAKKLNERETKQIQDIVMDVTKIKDVDIQLKE comes from the coding sequence ATGAATAAGAAACAGGGGGTTATTATAGTTACTTTACTAGCACTTATAATTTGTGCAGGAATATTAGCAACAAGGTTAAATTCTAATTTAGACTATGTAGCAGAAAATGATATTAAAAATGGAAAGACTACAATATCTTTCAATGATTCAACTAAAAAGAATAACAAGAATAATTACTTTGAAGAGTCTCAGATGATAAGAGACAATAGTAATGCAAAAGCGCTTCAAGATTTAAAAGGATTAATTGATGATGAACATACATCTAAACAACAAAGGGCAGCACTTTCTAAAAAATATAGTGATTTAGCATTAGCAGATACAAAACAACATCAAATAGAATCTGTTTTAAAGAGTAAAGGATATGAAAATGTTCTATGTTATATCCAAGATAATAAAGTAACAATAGTATTGAAGTCTGCTAAAAAATTAAATGAAAGAGAGACAAAACAAATTCAAGATATTGTTATGGATGTTACTAAAATAAAGGATGTAGATATACAATTAAAAGAATAA
- a CDS encoding Asp23/Gls24 family envelope stress response protein — translation MDENLNVEQETDMEMGIVKISDEVVEVIAGLAASEIDGIEGMSTTLVGGITQILSGKKNLSKGIKVNVEENSATIDLYVVVKYGIKIVDVAKSVQENVKKSVELMTGLNLTAINVYVQNVVLPKEEEKIKEKQE, via the coding sequence ATGGACGAAAACTTAAATGTGGAACAAGAAACAGATATGGAAATGGGAATTGTTAAAATATCTGATGAAGTAGTAGAAGTTATCGCAGGACTTGCTGCTTCAGAAATAGATGGTATAGAAGGAATGAGTACCACATTAGTTGGAGGAATAACTCAGATACTAAGCGGAAAAAAGAACCTGTCAAAGGGAATCAAAGTTAATGTAGAAGAAAATAGTGCTACTATAGATTTGTATGTTGTAGTTAAATATGGTATTAAAATTGTTGATGTAGCAAAATCAGTACAAGAAAATGTTAAAAAATCTGTAGAGTTAATGACAGGATTAAATTTAACAGCTATTAATGTGTATGTACAAAATGTTGTGCTTCCTAAAGAGGAAGAGAAGATTAAAGAAAAACAAGAGTAA
- the nusB gene encoding transcription antitermination factor NusB yields the protein MNRRKSREIAMKLLFEMSINKEELKEIIHNFKENTDTNLKDVDFEYINKIIQGVQDNIEDIDSKIEENLTKWKLNRLSKMDLTILRISTYEIMFMEDVPEKVAVNEGIELAKKYSAENSPAFINGVLGNMIKIQK from the coding sequence ATGAACAGAAGAAAATCAAGAGAGATAGCTATGAAATTATTATTTGAAATGAGTATTAACAAAGAGGAACTTAAGGAAATTATACATAACTTTAAGGAAAATACAGATACAAACCTTAAAGATGTTGACTTTGAATATATTAATAAGATAATTCAAGGAGTACAAGATAATATAGAAGATATAGATAGCAAAATAGAAGAAAATTTAACAAAATGGAAATTAAATAGATTATCGAAAATGGATCTTACAATATTAAGAATTTCTACTTATGAAATTATGTTTATGGAAGATGTTCCAGAAAAAGTTGCTGTTAATGAAGGGATTGAACTTGCAAAAAAATATTCTGCTGAAAATTCACCTGCTTTTATAAATGGTGTTCTTGGAAATATGATAAAGATTCAAAAATAA
- a CDS encoding bifunctional methylenetetrahydrofolate dehydrogenase/methenyltetrahydrofolate cyclohydrolase, whose product MGTKIDGKKLAEGIKEELKKYIEIKNNENQIPICMANILVGNDGGSKYYVNNQNKLCNKLGVKVKSIYLDDTVKENELLHIINGLNEDKEVHGIILQLPLPKHLDEAKITSAIDVRKDIDGLSSISVGKLYKGEKCFVPCTPRGIIEIIKSCNVKIEGSNAVVIGRSNIVGRPVAQLLLKENATVTICHSKTKNLKEICSKADILVAAVGKPKFITKEYIKEGAVVIDVGTSSVDGKLVGDVCFDEVIEKSGFVTPVPGGVGAMTTTMLIKNLCEGLK is encoded by the coding sequence ATGGGGACAAAAATAGATGGTAAAAAGCTTGCTGAAGGTATTAAGGAAGAATTAAAAAAATACATAGAGATTAAAAATAATGAAAATCAAATACCAATATGTATGGCAAATATACTTGTTGGAAATGATGGTGGGTCTAAATATTATGTGAATAATCAAAACAAGTTATGCAATAAATTAGGTGTAAAAGTAAAAAGTATATATTTAGATGATACAGTAAAAGAAAATGAACTCTTACATATTATCAATGGATTGAATGAGGATAAAGAAGTTCATGGAATAATACTTCAGCTACCACTTCCAAAACATTTAGATGAGGCTAAGATAACTTCAGCAATAGATGTTAGAAAAGATATTGATGGTCTTAGCAGTATAAGTGTTGGTAAGTTGTATAAAGGTGAAAAATGTTTTGTACCATGTACACCAAGAGGAATAATAGAAATAATTAAAAGTTGTAATGTAAAAATAGAAGGAAGTAATGCAGTTGTAATTGGTAGAAGTAATATTGTTGGAAGACCTGTTGCACAATTATTATTAAAGGAAAATGCAACTGTTACAATATGTCATTCTAAAACTAAAAATTTGAAAGAAATATGTTCTAAAGCAGATATATTAGTAGCCGCAGTTGGAAAGCCGAAGTTTATCACAAAAGAATATATTAAAGAGGGTGCAGTAGTTATAGATGTGGGTACTTCATCAGTAGATGGGAAACTTGTAGGAGATGTATGCTTTGATGAAGTTATAGAAAAATCGGGCTTTGTAACTCCAGTGCCAGGAGGCGTGGGAGCTATGACTACTACTATGCTTATAAAAAATCTTTGTGAAGGATTGAAATAA
- the xseA gene encoding exodeoxyribonuclease VII large subunit, which yields MHIKTLSVSELNIYIKRIIDNDFILKNTQIKGEISNFKFHNSGHVYFSLKDKQSKINCVMFRSYTENLNFIPNNGDNVIIKGRVSVYQKDGVYQFYCEEIEKEGIGDLFIAFEKSKKKLYEEGLFDEGYKKRIPLYSKKIGVITSTTGAAIKDIINVSKRRNRGIEILIYPSLVQGENASDNLIQGIKYLDSRDDVDLIIIARGGGSIEELWAFNNEALAYEIYRCSTPIISGVGHETDFTICDFVSDMRAPTPSAAAELAVCNLEEINGNIENYKEKLYNLIKHIMNLQLKQLNSYENAIKVNNPLNTIVNEYIKVENLKNKLCHEIQSKIEYEKIKLSKVNSLLNAHNPLNILSKGFSIIQDEMNNIISTKDNINKDDCIKITFKDGETKVKVSEVYKP from the coding sequence ATGCATATAAAGACTTTAAGTGTTTCTGAGTTAAATATTTATATAAAAAGAATAATAGATAATGATTTTATATTAAAAAACACTCAAATTAAAGGCGAAATATCCAATTTTAAGTTTCATAATAGTGGACATGTGTATTTTTCATTGAAGGATAAGCAAAGTAAAATAAATTGTGTCATGTTTAGGTCATATACTGAAAATTTAAATTTTATTCCTAATAATGGAGACAATGTAATTATTAAAGGAAGAGTCTCAGTATATCAAAAGGATGGAGTATATCAATTCTATTGTGAAGAAATAGAAAAAGAAGGTATAGGAGATCTATTTATAGCTTTTGAAAAATCAAAGAAAAAGTTATATGAAGAAGGATTATTTGATGAAGGATATAAAAAGAGAATACCTTTATATTCTAAAAAGATAGGAGTTATAACTTCAACTACTGGAGCAGCTATTAAAGACATAATAAATGTTTCTAAAAGAAGAAATAGAGGAATTGAAATTTTAATTTATCCATCACTAGTACAGGGAGAAAATGCTAGTGACAATTTAATACAGGGTATAAAGTATTTAGACTCTAGAGATGATGTAGATTTAATAATAATAGCAAGAGGGGGAGGCTCAATAGAAGAACTATGGGCCTTTAACAATGAGGCATTAGCCTATGAAATATATAGATGCAGTACACCAATTATAAGTGGAGTAGGTCATGAAACTGATTTTACTATTTGTGATTTCGTAAGTGATATGAGAGCGCCTACTCCATCGGCTGCTGCTGAATTAGCAGTTTGTAACCTAGAAGAGATAAATGGAAATATTGAAAATTATAAGGAAAAATTATATAATTTAATAAAACATATAATGAACTTACAATTAAAACAATTAAATTCTTATGAAAATGCTATAAAGGTAAATAATCCATTAAATACTATAGTGAATGAATACATAAAAGTAGAAAATTTGAAAAATAAGCTTTGCCATGAAATACAATCTAAAATAGAATACGAAAAAATAAAACTTTCAAAAGTAAATTCTTTACTTAATGCACATAATCCATTAAATATTTTAAGTAAGGGATTTTCTATTATTCAAGATGAAATGAATAATATAATTTCTACTAAAGATAATATAAACAAAGATGATTGCATAAAAATTACATTTAAAGATGGAGAAACTAAGGTGAAAGTAAGTGAGGTTTATAAACCTTAG
- a CDS encoding exodeoxyribonuclease VII small subunit, translating to MARKKETYESLMSKLQEVVNEMESEEISLESSMKNYEEGIKICNKLYKMLNEAEAKIKVLSGNEEKEFAGNDD from the coding sequence ATGGCAAGAAAAAAGGAAACTTATGAAAGCTTAATGAGTAAGTTGCAAGAAGTTGTTAATGAAATGGAAAGTGAAGAAATATCTTTAGAAAGTTCTATGAAGAATTATGAAGAAGGTATAAAAATTTGCAACAAACTTTATAAAATGCTTAATGAGGCAGAAGCGAAGATAAAAGTGTTAAGCGGTAATGAAGAAAAAGAATTTGCTGGGAATGATGATTAA
- a CDS encoding polyprenyl synthetase family protein: MDMNMLKIEINKWLNDYFENKGSYNKVLYDSMKYSIEVGGKRIRPILMLSTYSIYKDNYKDIMPMACAIEMIHTYSLIHDDLPGMDNDDLRRGKPTNHKVFGEAIAILAGDGLLNEAMNVMFNYSLTHDKVALMASKVISEAAGAEGMIGGQVVDIISEGQKISIDKLKYMHKNKTGQLIKSSIIAGAILGGASKENLEILDEFGSKLGLAFQIKDDILDVIGDSKVLGKEVHKDDENNKTTFISCFGLEKCKELCVELTEQCIKLLSYIGKDTKQLENIALFLMKREF; this comes from the coding sequence ATGGATATGAATATGTTAAAAATAGAAATAAACAAGTGGTTAAATGATTATTTTGAAAATAAGGGAAGTTACAATAAAGTACTATATGATTCAATGAAATATAGTATTGAAGTAGGTGGGAAAAGAATAAGACCTATTTTAATGCTAAGTACTTATAGTATATACAAAGATAATTATAAAGATATAATGCCTATGGCATGTGCTATAGAAATGATTCATACTTATTCATTGATACATGATGATCTTCCAGGAATGGATAATGATGATCTAAGAAGAGGAAAACCAACTAATCATAAGGTATTTGGGGAAGCTATTGCTATTCTTGCAGGTGATGGACTTCTAAATGAAGCTATGAATGTTATGTTTAATTATTCATTAACTCATGATAAAGTAGCACTTATGGCATCTAAAGTTATTTCAGAGGCAGCAGGTGCTGAAGGTATGATAGGTGGTCAGGTTGTAGATATTATAAGTGAAGGACAAAAGATATCTATAGATAAACTAAAATATATGCATAAAAATAAAACTGGTCAATTAATTAAAAGTTCTATTATAGCAGGTGCAATTTTAGGTGGAGCAAGTAAAGAAAATCTAGAAATTTTAGATGAATTTGGTTCAAAACTTGGATTAGCATTTCAAATCAAAGATGATATATTAGATGTTATAGGAGATTCAAAGGTTTTAGGCAAAGAAGTACATAAAGATGATGAAAATAATAAGACTACGTTTATTTCTTGTTTTGGGTTAGAAAAATGTAAGGAATTATGTGTAGAGTTAACGGAACAATGTATAAAACTATTATCTTATATAGGTAAAGATACAAAACAATTAGAGAATATAGCATTATTCTTAATGAAAAGAGAGTTTTAA
- the dxs gene encoding 1-deoxy-D-xylulose-5-phosphate synthase, producing the protein MSGIIDNYKELYQLKDMSFSQLDKFAEEIRNFLVNKVSKTGGHLASNLGVVELTLSLYKVFNLNNDKIVWDVGHQTYVHKILTGRAEDFDDLRKYGGMSGFPKRCESKYDFFETGHSSTSISAALGMARARDLKGQKHNVIAVIGDGALTGGMAIEALNDVGDKKTNLIIILNDNQMSIGKNVGGVSTYLSRIRIDPKYNKFKSDFNDVLRKTNIGNGVADSISKIKSGIKQILVPGMFFEEMGIKYLGPIDGHDIRELTKVMTMAKEIKGPVLIHTITQKGKGYKFAEKDPDRFHGIGAFNLDTGKVSKISGDTYSKAFGSSIVELAKEDNRIVGITAAMRDGTGFKEFSEKFPKRFFDVGIAEQHAVTLAAGMAREGLRPIFAVYSTFLQRAYDQVIHDVCHQNLPVILAIDRAGIVGSDGETHQGIFDLSFLNHMPNMTIMCPKNLNEMKYMFKWATNQDFPIAIRYPRGGDIIDLPVKENYIKGKWEVLKDNGNISIIATGKMVATAMKVSDKMKKLGINVNVINACFVKPLDKALIKKLVLKDHKIITLEDNVITGGFGESVLQCINTLKQDSEFKVLNLGFEDKFIPHGNVDTLYKVNNLDVDGIIKSIVKIL; encoded by the coding sequence ATGAGTGGAATAATTGATAATTATAAAGAACTTTATCAGCTAAAAGATATGTCTTTTTCTCAATTAGACAAATTTGCTGAAGAAATTAGAAATTTTTTAGTAAATAAAGTTTCTAAAACAGGAGGGCATTTAGCGTCTAATTTAGGAGTAGTAGAACTTACATTAAGTTTATATAAAGTTTTTAATTTAAATAATGATAAAATCGTATGGGATGTTGGACATCAAACTTATGTTCATAAAATACTTACTGGAAGAGCAGAGGATTTTGATGATTTAAGAAAATATGGGGGCATGAGTGGTTTCCCTAAAAGATGTGAGAGTAAATACGATTTTTTTGAAACAGGTCATAGTAGTACATCAATTTCTGCTGCTTTAGGTATGGCAAGAGCAAGAGATTTAAAGGGACAAAAGCATAATGTTATTGCTGTAATTGGAGATGGTGCATTAACAGGGGGAATGGCTATTGAAGCCTTAAATGATGTAGGTGATAAAAAAACTAATTTGATTATCATATTAAATGATAATCAAATGTCTATCGGGAAAAATGTTGGAGGAGTATCTACATATTTAAGTAGAATTAGGATTGATCCAAAGTATAATAAATTCAAATCAGATTTTAATGATGTCTTGAGAAAGACTAATATAGGAAATGGAGTTGCTGATTCCATAAGTAAGATTAAATCAGGAATAAAGCAAATTTTAGTTCCAGGAATGTTTTTTGAAGAGATGGGAATAAAGTATTTAGGTCCTATAGATGGTCATGATATAAGAGAACTTACTAAGGTTATGACCATGGCCAAAGAAATAAAGGGACCTGTTTTAATACATACAATTACACAAAAAGGAAAAGGATATAAATTTGCAGAGAAGGATCCAGATAGATTTCATGGAATTGGAGCTTTTAATTTAGATACAGGAAAAGTATCTAAAATAAGTGGAGATACATATTCTAAAGCTTTTGGAAGTAGTATAGTTGAACTTGCAAAGGAAGATAACAGAATAGTCGGAATTACTGCTGCTATGAGAGATGGAACAGGATTTAAAGAGTTTAGCGAAAAATTTCCTAAACGTTTTTTTGATGTAGGAATTGCAGAACAACATGCAGTAACACTTGCAGCAGGAATGGCAAGAGAAGGATTAAGACCTATATTTGCTGTATATTCTACGTTTTTACAAAGGGCTTATGATCAAGTTATTCATGATGTGTGTCATCAAAATTTACCCGTTATTTTAGCTATAGATAGAGCGGGTATAGTAGGTAGTGATGGAGAAACGCATCAAGGAATTTTTGATTTATCATTTCTTAATCATATGCCTAATATGACTATCATGTGTCCTAAAAATCTTAATGAGATGAAATATATGTTTAAGTGGGCTACAAATCAAGATTTTCCTATTGCTATAAGATATCCAAGAGGTGGAGATATTATAGATTTACCTGTTAAAGAGAATTACATAAAAGGAAAATGGGAAGTATTAAAAGATAACGGTAATATATCTATAATTGCTACTGGAAAAATGGTAGCTACAGCTATGAAGGTTTCTGACAAAATGAAAAAATTAGGAATTAACGTAAATGTGATAAATGCATGTTTTGTTAAACCACTTGATAAAGCTTTGATAAAGAAGTTAGTTTTAAAAGATCATAAAATTATAACATTAGAGGATAATGTTATAACCGGTGGATTTGGAGAAAGTGTTCTTCAGTGTATAAATACTTTAAAGCAAGATAGTGAATTTAAGGTTTTAAATTTAGGATTTGAAGATAAGTTTATACCTCATGGTAATGTTGATACTTTATATAAAGTAAATAATTTAGATGTGGATGGAATAATAAAAAGTATAGTGAAGATTTTATAA
- a CDS encoding TlyA family RNA methyltransferase, translating to MSNVKSERLDVLLVEKNIFESREKAKIAIMEGKIFVNGQRVDKCGQKVKVDSGIEFKGEVMPYVSRGGYKLEKSMKSFNIELEGKSCMDIGASTGGFTDCMLQNGAIKVFSVDVGYGQFAWKLRTDPRVVCMERTNARYLTFDDLGEYPDFASIDVSFISLKKIVPAVANLLSETGEVVALIKPQFEAGRDKVGKKGVVREASTHKEVINDILTFLKENDLRIKGLDYSPIKGPEGNIEYLVYFSKNKNYDKEFDFNIIDTVVNSSHEDL from the coding sequence ATGAGCAATGTTAAAAGTGAAAGATTAGATGTCCTTTTAGTTGAAAAGAATATTTTTGAATCAAGAGAGAAAGCTAAAATTGCTATTATGGAAGGAAAAATATTCGTAAATGGCCAAAGAGTAGATAAATGTGGTCAAAAAGTAAAAGTAGATTCAGGTATTGAATTTAAAGGTGAAGTTATGCCATATGTAAGTAGAGGCGGATATAAATTAGAAAAATCAATGAAAAGCTTTAATATAGAGCTTGAAGGAAAGTCGTGTATGGATATTGGTGCTTCAACAGGTGGATTTACTGATTGTATGCTTCAAAATGGTGCTATAAAAGTCTTTTCTGTAGATGTTGGATATGGTCAATTTGCGTGGAAATTAAGAACTGATCCGAGAGTTGTTTGTATGGAAAGAACTAATGCTAGATATTTAACATTTGATGATTTAGGAGAATATCCTGATTTTGCAAGTATTGATGTATCATTTATATCCTTAAAAAAAATAGTACCAGCTGTTGCAAATTTACTTTCAGAAACAGGAGAGGTAGTTGCACTAATTAAACCACAATTTGAGGCTGGAAGAGATAAAGTTGGTAAAAAAGGTGTTGTAAGAGAAGCAAGTACGCATAAAGAAGTAATTAATGATATATTGACTTTCTTAAAAGAAAATGATTTAAGGATTAAAGGACTTGATTATTCACCTATAAAAGGACCAGAAGGGAATATAGAGTATTTAGTATATTTTTCAAAAAATAAGAATTATGATAAGGAATTTGACTTTAATATTATAGACACAGTTGTTAATTCTTCACATGAGGACTTATAG
- a CDS encoding NAD(+)/NADH kinase translates to MKNIGLNINSSKFIDESIIESIINKINKYISDAKVTIYKDSRGLDSASTYNLDIIIVLGGDGTILRTARAVSKYGVPIFGINMGHLGFLTEVEISEFQEAIKKLSLHDYIIEDRMMLECNVNNQNKNAKYISLNDIVISRGTLSRILNYEVFIDDKLYTSFNSDGVIISTPTGSTGYALSAGGPIIYPTLEVMSVIPICPHSMKNRSIMIESDSKIDIKINHKRESVFLTLDGQEAIELDKCEEIIIKKCNFKCKLIRIHGYDYFEVLRKKIF, encoded by the coding sequence ATGAAAAATATAGGTTTAAATATTAATAGTAGCAAATTTATAGATGAAAGTATTATAGAGAGTATTATAAATAAAATAAATAAATATATTTCAGATGCTAAAGTTACAATTTATAAAGACTCTAGAGGTCTTGATTCTGCTAGTACATATAATCTTGATATAATTATAGTTTTGGGTGGAGATGGTACCATTCTTAGGACGGCCAGAGCAGTATCTAAATATGGAGTGCCTATATTTGGAATAAATATGGGCCATCTTGGATTTTTAACAGAAGTAGAAATTTCTGAGTTTCAAGAAGCTATTAAGAAATTGAGTTTACATGACTATATAATAGAAGACAGAATGATGTTAGAGTGCAATGTTAATAATCAAAATAAAAATGCAAAATATATTTCGTTAAATGACATAGTAATATCAAGAGGAACATTATCAAGAATATTAAACTATGAGGTTTTTATAGATGATAAGCTTTATACGTCATTTAATTCTGATGGAGTAATTATTTCAACTCCTACAGGTTCTACAGGATATGCACTTTCAGCTGGTGGACCAATAATTTATCCTACTTTAGAGGTTATGTCAGTAATACCTATATGTCCACATTCTATGAAAAATAGAAGTATAATGATAGAAAGTGATAGTAAAATTGATATTAAGATAAATCATAAAAGAGAAAGTGTATTTCTAACGTTAGATGGACAGGAAGCTATTGAACTTGATAAATGTGAAGAAATTATAATAAAAAAATGTAATTTTAAATGTAAACTTATAAGAATACATGGGTATGATTATTTTGAAGTATTAAGGAAAAAAATATTTTAG
- a CDS encoding arginine repressor: MKIQRHSKILEIINTKDIETQEELAEELKKRGVDVTQATVSRDIKELKLIKVLSENGNYKYATISKSDSFITNKLVNVFTNTVISVESVQNFVVVKTLSGSGSAAAESIDSMNFDGIAGTIAGDNTIFILTMNEDKAQEIVKKLRKMLSNK, from the coding sequence ATGAAGATTCAACGACATTCTAAAATTTTAGAAATAATAAATACAAAAGATATAGAAACTCAAGAAGAACTTGCGGAAGAGTTAAAAAAAAGAGGCGTTGATGTTACACAGGCAACCGTATCTCGTGATATTAAAGAACTAAAATTGATTAAAGTTTTATCAGAAAATGGAAATTATAAATATGCTACTATATCTAAAAGTGATAGTTTTATAACTAATAAGCTAGTTAATGTATTTACAAATACGGTAATAAGTGTTGAAAGTGTACAAAATTTTGTTGTAGTAAAAACATTATCAGGCTCAGGGTCCGCAGCGGCGGAATCTATTGATTCTATGAATTTTGATGGAATTGCTGGAACTATAGCAGGAGATAACACTATATTTATACTAACTATGAATGAAGATAAAGCTCAAGAAATAGTAAAAAAACTAAGGAAGATGCTTTCTAACAAATAG